Proteins from one Prosthecobacter sp. genomic window:
- a CDS encoding metallophosphoesterase, whose protein sequence is MHRRKFLVSTAGMLTLRPACLCAQNAPPSALSFIVVTDTHLGYKDKDTAQKLWRQTAAEIAAAEGAFVLHLGDVIDGGRMEQYPVYLEGRKLISKPVYEVPGNHDPVEGFQQHLRPQVDTFFDHQWLRIVLMNNAHRDSHDGFFTSEQIAWLSMTCDEAAAKNLNLLLCCHVPVHDNKHPDRGWHVKPGGGQAEFYEIANKHAPRILAAFHGHFHNGLRGWNDHAPMHEVCFPSALYNQDRKLESQQAPGYNPLEFRPGFTLVSIMNGALHLCFKAVGEEPKPLRELKLGAA, encoded by the coding sequence ATGCACCGCCGCAAGTTCCTCGTTTCCACCGCAGGCATGCTGACGCTGCGCCCCGCCTGCCTGTGCGCTCAAAACGCTCCGCCTTCGGCGCTGTCTTTCATCGTCGTCACCGACACGCATCTCGGCTACAAGGACAAGGACACCGCGCAGAAGCTGTGGCGGCAAACCGCCGCCGAAATCGCCGCCGCCGAGGGTGCGTTCGTGCTGCATCTCGGCGATGTCATCGACGGCGGTCGCATGGAGCAGTATCCCGTCTATCTCGAAGGCCGGAAGCTCATCTCGAAGCCGGTGTACGAAGTTCCCGGCAACCACGATCCGGTGGAAGGCTTCCAACAGCATCTCCGCCCGCAGGTGGACACGTTCTTCGATCATCAATGGCTGCGCATCGTGCTCATGAACAACGCGCACCGCGATTCACACGACGGCTTTTTCACCAGCGAGCAGATCGCGTGGCTCAGCATGACGTGCGACGAAGCTGCCGCCAAGAATCTGAACCTGCTGCTCTGCTGCCATGTGCCCGTGCATGACAACAAGCACCCGGACCGCGGCTGGCATGTGAAACCCGGCGGCGGGCAGGCGGAATTCTATGAGATCGCGAACAAGCACGCGCCGCGCATCCTCGCCGCCTTTCACGGCCATTTTCACAACGGTCTGCGCGGCTGGAACGATCATGCGCCCATGCACGAGGTCTGCTTCCCTTCGGCGCTCTACAACCAAGACCGCAAACTCGAATCCCAGCAGGCCCCCGGTTACAACCCGCTCGAATTTCGGCCCGGCTTCACGCTCGTCAGCATCATGAACGGTGCCCTGCACCTGTGCTTCAAAGCCGTGGGCGAAGAGCCTAAACCTCTGCGCGAACTGAAGCTCGGTGCGGCTTGA
- a CDS encoding helicase C-terminal domain-containing protein yields the protein MFYVAEDHEEGVAGRISRPPLAPRMRHAFSNDGKMAESPQFEYRPQQQRMAELVGAALDGNHAFVCEAATGVGKSLAYLVPAVTFALEQKRKAIICTHTINLQEQLITKDIPIVKQLVGDFHAEILKGRGNYLCPTRLKRALNESGDLFSSSEASELSLLLDWVAETEDGTLSDLNFTPSARVWSLVCSEPHACTPRRCPPGSRCWYQDVRRRMEQADVIVLNHTLFFTLLASADENTTEDCNFLFPRDFVILDEAHTIENVAAKAFGLHISESSIKFELGRLHNPKTRKGFFQLVGDKDGVREVMMTLDSVDTFFRAAEASCKFNAMGREFRVREPGLVEDTLSLPLQRLAQKAIKAGDAANKEGTKLELLDLAKRLSAIRVGLKTFLDQENEDHVHWVERGGLDNRIVSFHTAPVDVAPRLRQIFFASHKACIFTSATLSIGDDPKLRYFRNRVGAEDARAALIESPFDFKKQMKLYLLKKMPQPSEPGYLDQLEHWITHFIDLSIGRAFILFTSYSQMTSLADKLEAHCEKRGWRLLVQGRGMPRHQMLAEFRNDTHSVLCGTDSFWTGVDVPGESLSNVIITRLPFAVPDHPLTASRIEHLTEQGLNAFTEYSVPEAILKLRQGVGRLIRTATDKGICAILDNRILTKPYGRAFLSSLPECPTEILQ from the coding sequence ATGTTTTACGTCGCTGAAGATCACGAAGAAGGAGTCGCTGGCCGCATCTCCAGGCCGCCGCTGGCGCCACGCATGCGGCACGCCTTCTCCAATGACGGCAAGATGGCCGAGTCACCGCAGTTCGAGTATCGCCCGCAGCAGCAGCGCATGGCGGAACTCGTCGGGGCCGCGCTCGATGGCAATCACGCCTTCGTCTGCGAAGCCGCCACCGGTGTCGGCAAATCGCTCGCCTACCTCGTTCCGGCCGTCACGTTTGCCCTCGAACAGAAGCGCAAGGCCATCATCTGCACGCACACGATCAATCTGCAGGAGCAGCTCATCACGAAGGACATTCCCATCGTCAAACAGCTCGTCGGCGACTTCCATGCGGAGATTTTGAAGGGACGTGGCAACTACCTTTGCCCCACACGCCTCAAACGCGCCCTCAACGAATCCGGCGACCTCTTTTCCTCCTCCGAAGCCTCCGAACTAAGTCTCCTGCTCGACTGGGTCGCTGAAACCGAGGACGGCACGCTTAGCGATCTCAATTTTACACCCAGCGCCCGCGTGTGGTCGCTCGTGTGCAGTGAGCCGCATGCCTGCACGCCACGCCGTTGCCCGCCCGGCAGCCGCTGCTGGTATCAGGACGTGCGCCGCCGCATGGAGCAGGCGGATGTCATCGTGCTCAATCACACGCTGTTCTTCACGCTGCTCGCCTCCGCCGACGAAAACACCACGGAAGACTGCAATTTCCTCTTCCCACGCGACTTCGTCATTCTCGACGAGGCCCACACCATCGAGAACGTCGCCGCCAAGGCCTTCGGCCTGCACATCAGCGAATCGAGCATCAAATTCGAGCTTGGCCGCCTGCACAATCCGAAGACGCGCAAAGGCTTCTTCCAACTCGTCGGCGACAAAGACGGCGTGCGCGAGGTCATGATGACCTTGGACAGCGTGGACACCTTTTTCCGCGCCGCCGAGGCCAGTTGCAAATTCAACGCCATGGGCCGCGAGTTCCGTGTGCGTGAGCCCGGCCTCGTCGAAGACACGCTCAGTCTCCCGCTGCAACGTCTCGCCCAAAAAGCCATCAAAGCCGGCGACGCTGCCAACAAAGAAGGCACCAAGCTCGAACTCCTCGACCTCGCCAAGCGTCTCAGCGCCATCCGCGTTGGCTTGAAGACCTTCCTCGATCAGGAAAACGAAGATCACGTCCACTGGGTTGAGCGCGGGGGCCTGGACAACCGCATCGTCTCCTTCCACACCGCGCCGGTCGATGTCGCGCCACGACTGCGGCAGATCTTTTTCGCCAGCCACAAGGCCTGCATCTTCACCAGCGCCACGCTCAGCATCGGCGATGACCCCAAGCTCCGCTACTTTCGCAACCGCGTCGGCGCCGAGGACGCCCGCGCCGCCTTGATCGAGAGCCCCTTCGATTTCAAAAAGCAGATGAAGCTCTATCTGCTCAAAAAGATGCCGCAGCCCAGCGAGCCCGGCTATCTCGACCAGCTTGAGCACTGGATCACCCATTTCATCGATCTCAGCATCGGTCGCGCCTTCATCTTGTTCACCAGTTACAGCCAGATGACCTCCCTGGCCGACAAACTTGAAGCGCATTGCGAAAAACGAGGCTGGCGCTTGCTCGTGCAAGGCCGTGGCATGCCACGCCATCAAATGCTCGCCGAATTCAGAAACGATACCCACAGCGTCCTCTGCGGCACCGACAGCTTCTGGACCGGCGTCGATGTTCCGGGCGAATCGCTGAGCAATGTCATCATCACGCGCCTCCCCTTCGCCGTTCCAGACCACCCGCTCACCGCCTCGCGCATCGAGCATCTCACCGAGCAAGGCCTCAACGCCTTCACCGAATACAGCGTCCCCGAGGCCATCCTCAAACTCCGCCAGGGCGTCGGCCGCCTCATCCGCACCGCCACCGACAAAGGCATCTGCGCCATCCTCGACAACCGCATCCTCACCAAGCCGTACGGTCGCGCGTTCTTGTCATCGCTGCCGGAATGCCCGACGGAGATTTTGCAATGA
- a CDS encoding Glu/Leu/Phe/Val dehydrogenase codes for MSNMIPQVYDTPVFRMACQQFDLVADFLDIPENARDRLKMPKRSVSVAMPVRRDDGSTTVFMGYRVQHHLTLGPTKGGVRFHPDVTLGEVAALAMWMSWKCALTGLPYGGAKGGVTCNPRELSIGELERVTRRYTQELIPFIGPQIDIPAPDMGTNEQTMAWMMDTYSLQTGHCVPAVVTGKPVSIGGSLGRRESTGRGVAYLISRAMDTLGIVASGATAVVQGYGNVGAVAAASLSRMGLKIIAVSDAFGGLFNAGGIDLVKLDEHVTKTRSIVGFDGAEPITNEQLLITPCDILVPAALERQITAENAAKIQCRILAEGANGPTTPEADVIISQRPEIFVIPDILCNAGGVIVSYFEWVQDLQSFFWDEGEVMSKLYRILEQAFVQTLTMSRKRNVSMRFAALSLGIQRVHEAKQIRGLFP; via the coding sequence ATGAGCAACATGATCCCGCAAGTCTATGACACGCCCGTTTTCCGCATGGCCTGCCAGCAGTTTGATCTGGTGGCCGATTTTTTGGACATTCCCGAAAACGCCCGCGACCGCCTGAAGATGCCCAAACGCTCCGTGAGCGTGGCGATGCCGGTGCGGCGTGATGATGGCAGCACGACGGTATTCATGGGCTACCGCGTCCAGCATCATCTCACGCTCGGACCGACCAAGGGCGGCGTGCGTTTTCATCCAGACGTGACACTCGGTGAAGTGGCCGCATTGGCGATGTGGATGAGCTGGAAGTGCGCGCTGACCGGTCTGCCGTATGGCGGTGCCAAAGGCGGTGTGACCTGCAATCCGCGCGAGCTTTCCATCGGCGAACTCGAACGCGTGACACGACGCTACACGCAGGAGCTGATCCCGTTCATCGGGCCGCAGATCGACATCCCAGCGCCTGACATGGGCACGAATGAGCAGACGATGGCGTGGATGATGGACACGTATTCGCTGCAAACCGGCCATTGCGTTCCCGCTGTCGTCACTGGGAAGCCGGTGAGCATCGGCGGCTCGCTCGGTCGACGTGAATCGACCGGGCGTGGCGTGGCGTATCTCATTTCGCGCGCGATGGACACCCTCGGCATCGTCGCCAGTGGTGCGACCGCCGTGGTGCAAGGTTACGGCAATGTCGGTGCTGTCGCCGCTGCATCGCTGTCACGCATGGGTCTCAAAATCATCGCTGTGAGCGATGCCTTTGGTGGTTTGTTCAACGCTGGCGGCATTGATCTGGTGAAGCTCGACGAGCATGTCACGAAAACGCGCAGCATCGTCGGCTTTGACGGCGCGGAGCCGATCACGAACGAGCAATTGCTCATCACGCCTTGCGACATCCTTGTTCCAGCAGCCTTGGAGCGCCAGATCACCGCTGAAAACGCCGCGAAAATCCAATGCCGCATTCTCGCCGAAGGCGCGAACGGCCCAACCACGCCCGAGGCCGATGTGATCATCTCGCAGCGCCCGGAAATCTTCGTGATCCCCGACATCCTCTGCAACGCCGGCGGCGTGATCGTCTCCTACTTCGAATGGGTGCAGGATTTGCAAAGCTTCTTCTGGGACGAAGGCGAGGTGATGAGCAAGCTCTACCGCATCCTCGAACAGGCCTTCGTGCAGACGCTCACCATGAGCCGCAAACGCAACGTCAGCATGCGCTTCGCCGCTTTGAGCCTCGGCATCCAGCGTGTGCATGAGGCGAAGCAGATTCGTGGGCTGTTTCCGTGA
- the deoC gene encoding deoxyribose-phosphate aldolase, protein MPAVKAPTSLRRLFDEIGTVDYVGIEERVAKYTTRSIKKKSKVFGLRLAVTMVDLTTLEGKDTPGKVASLCQKALTPHDVGDIPSTAAVCVYLAMVKHAKKHVGGTKVKIASVATAFPSGQAPLKTRLAEVHAAVSDGADEIDMVINRGAFLSGEFGRMQDEIAAVVEACGKATLKVILEVSELETYDNIRAASFLAMRVIRPNDFIKTSTGKTSSNATLGNNQVMLEAIRDHFLATGVPIAMKPAGGIRTAKQALQFLIAVKETLGDDWLNNRRYRFGASALLNDLVRQLEKERTGAYQAPWNFSDATEGY, encoded by the coding sequence ATGCCCGCCGTCAAAGCGCCCACCAGCCTCCGCCGCCTGTTCGATGAAATCGGCACCGTCGATTATGTCGGCATTGAGGAACGCGTCGCCAAATACACCACCCGCAGCATCAAAAAGAAGTCGAAGGTCTTCGGCTTGCGTCTCGCCGTGACGATGGTCGATTTGACCACTCTCGAAGGCAAAGACACTCCCGGCAAAGTCGCCTCGCTCTGCCAAAAAGCCCTCACGCCGCACGATGTGGGCGACATTCCCTCCACCGCCGCTGTCTGCGTCTATCTGGCGATGGTGAAGCACGCGAAGAAGCACGTCGGCGGCACGAAAGTGAAGATCGCCTCTGTCGCCACGGCCTTCCCATCTGGCCAGGCCCCGCTCAAAACACGCCTCGCCGAAGTTCATGCCGCCGTGAGTGATGGAGCCGATGAAATCGACATGGTCATCAATCGCGGTGCTTTTCTCAGCGGAGAATTTGGCCGCATGCAGGATGAAATCGCCGCTGTGGTCGAAGCCTGCGGCAAAGCGACGCTCAAGGTCATTCTCGAAGTCAGTGAACTCGAAACCTACGACAACATCCGCGCCGCCAGCTTTCTGGCGATGCGCGTGATCCGCCCGAATGACTTCATCAAAACCAGCACCGGCAAGACCTCGTCGAACGCAACGCTCGGCAACAATCAGGTCATGCTGGAGGCCATCCGCGATCACTTCCTTGCCACCGGCGTCCCCATCGCCATGAAACCCGCTGGCGGCATCCGTACCGCGAAGCAGGCACTGCAGTTCCTCATCGCCGTCAAAGAGACCCTCGGCGACGACTGGCTCAACAACCGCCGCTACCGCTTCGGGGCCTCCGCATTGCTCAACGACCTCGTCCGTCAGCTCGAAAAAGAACGCACCGGCGCCTACCAAGCCCCGTGGAACTTCAGCGATGCAACGGAGGGTTATTAA
- a CDS encoding FHA domain-containing protein produces the protein MASVVFYMEDGTTLVHKLENDVTTIGRHPESNVMLTCPSSSGRHAIIKQSEKGVFVQDLDSSNGTRVNGAEIEEALLKDGDRVGFGDVQAVFYAGDPPKVLEDKPLATPRFSKSLPAPAANVIDESSLPGSRPAASGRALSPVRRAYGKSSASNYPDTTESGCMTAIIVTGLFVIAFLVGLGMRHSKEMNGNILTDTIDKVFGTMPKIKIERKEE, from the coding sequence ATGGCCTCGGTAGTCTTTTACATGGAGGACGGCACCACGCTCGTTCACAAGCTGGAAAACGATGTCACCACCATCGGGCGGCACCCTGAGAGCAATGTCATGCTCACCTGCCCCTCGTCCTCGGGGCGGCATGCCATCATCAAACAGTCTGAGAAGGGCGTTTTCGTGCAGGATCTGGATTCCAGCAATGGTACCCGCGTCAATGGAGCGGAAATCGAGGAGGCGCTGCTCAAGGATGGCGACCGCGTCGGTTTCGGAGACGTGCAGGCGGTGTTTTATGCCGGAGATCCGCCCAAGGTGCTGGAGGATAAGCCCCTCGCCACGCCCCGTTTCTCCAAATCGCTGCCAGCGCCAGCCGCCAATGTCATTGACGAGTCGTCGCTTCCTGGCTCCCGACCGGCCGCTTCGGGACGTGCGCTCAGTCCCGTGCGCCGTGCTTATGGCAAATCATCCGCCAGCAACTACCCGGACACGACGGAAAGCGGCTGCATGACGGCCATCATCGTCACCGGCTTGTTTGTGATCGCCTTCCTCGTCGGTCTTGGCATGCGCCATTCGAAGGAGATGAATGGCAATATTCTCACCGACACAATCGATAAGGTCTTTGGTACCATGCCGAAGATCAAGATCGAGCGGAAGGAGGAGTAG
- a CDS encoding aldehyde dehydrogenase family protein, with protein MAKKITKPTRELVFGDLWEFDPAPETADPKLKKRYDLFINGSFVAPHSGKYFATINPANEAKIADIALADATDVDAACKAAQKAFVSVWGRMPGKERGKYLYRIARLLQDHAREFAIAETMDGGKPIKESRDFDIPMAAAHFFYHAGWADKLEFLAPGRQLAPHGVVGQVIPWNFPLLMLAWKIAPALAAGNCVVLKPAETTSITALKFGEICQEAGLPNGVVNIVSGAGETGAAVINHPLTTKVAFTGSTEVGKIIMRSVAGTEKKMTMELGGKAANIVFDDAPLDQAVEGIVNGIFFNQGHVCCAGSRLLVQESVADEVLAKLKRRIAVLRVGDPMDKNTDLGAINSREQLTKITELVQSGVKEGAEMHQSTCRLPTKGFFFKPTLFSGVSMSHRIAREEIFGPVLSILTFRTLEEAVEKANNTAFGLSAGVWTDKGSRILKMSTLLKAGVVWANTYNKFDPTSPFGGYKESGFGREGGKQGLLDYLKTA; from the coding sequence ATGGCCAAAAAAATCACCAAGCCCACCCGCGAACTCGTTTTTGGCGATCTGTGGGAGTTTGATCCGGCACCGGAGACGGCGGATCCGAAGCTGAAGAAGCGCTACGATCTGTTCATTAACGGTTCCTTCGTTGCGCCGCACAGCGGTAAGTACTTTGCCACGATCAATCCGGCGAATGAAGCAAAGATCGCCGACATCGCGCTGGCAGATGCGACGGATGTGGATGCGGCCTGCAAGGCGGCGCAGAAGGCGTTTGTGAGCGTGTGGGGACGCATGCCGGGCAAGGAGCGCGGGAAGTATCTCTATCGAATCGCGCGGCTGCTGCAGGATCACGCGCGGGAGTTTGCCATCGCGGAGACGATGGATGGCGGCAAGCCGATCAAGGAATCTCGCGACTTCGACATCCCGATGGCTGCGGCGCATTTCTTTTATCATGCCGGTTGGGCGGACAAACTGGAGTTCCTCGCGCCCGGCCGACAACTCGCGCCACATGGCGTCGTGGGGCAGGTCATCCCGTGGAATTTCCCGCTGCTCATGCTCGCATGGAAAATCGCGCCAGCGCTCGCGGCGGGGAATTGTGTCGTCTTGAAGCCGGCGGAGACCACTAGCATCACCGCGCTAAAGTTTGGCGAGATCTGCCAGGAGGCCGGGCTGCCGAACGGCGTCGTGAACATCGTCAGCGGCGCGGGTGAGACCGGCGCGGCGGTGATCAATCATCCGCTGACAACGAAGGTGGCCTTCACTGGCAGCACGGAGGTCGGGAAGATCATCATGCGCTCAGTGGCGGGCACGGAGAAGAAGATGACCATGGAACTCGGTGGCAAGGCCGCGAACATCGTCTTTGATGATGCGCCACTGGATCAGGCCGTGGAGGGCATCGTGAACGGCATCTTTTTCAATCAAGGCCATGTGTGCTGCGCAGGCTCGCGCTTGCTCGTGCAGGAAAGCGTGGCGGATGAAGTGCTCGCCAAGCTCAAGCGCCGCATCGCCGTGCTGCGTGTCGGCGATCCGATGGACAAGAACACCGATCTCGGTGCGATCAACAGCCGCGAGCAGCTCACGAAGATCACGGAGCTGGTGCAAAGCGGCGTCAAGGAAGGCGCGGAGATGCATCAGAGCACGTGCCGGCTGCCGACGAAGGGCTTCTTCTTCAAGCCAACGCTGTTCTCTGGAGTCAGCATGAGTCATCGCATCGCGCGGGAGGAAATCTTTGGTCCTGTGCTGAGCATCCTGACCTTCCGCACGCTTGAAGAAGCCGTCGAAAAAGCCAACAACACCGCCTTTGGCCTCAGCGCCGGTGTTTGGACGGACAAAGGCAGCCGCATCCTCAAAATGAGCACGCTGCTCAAAGCGGGCGTCGTCTGGGCCAACACCTACAACAAGTTTGATCCCACCAGCCCCTTCGGCGGCTACAAAGAGTCCGGCTTCGGTCGCGAAGGCGGCAAGCAGGGGCTGCTGGATTATCTCAAGACGGCGTGA